The Stygiolobus azoricus genome window below encodes:
- a CDS encoding N-glycosylase/DNA lyase: MLRELVQDKKLRARVLERVEEFLLNNKAGEEIWFRELILCLLTADSSFISAYKALNNLYSHDIKLLDREQISVILRDSGYRFYNLKSRYIREAIEKYYGRIKILVKPIADIDQFEAREFLVNNVKGLGYKEASHFLRNLGYFELAIIDRHILRYVNTNLYVSVKKVDNKHRYLLVEGLLRAIASALNMQVGLLDLFIFFKQTQTLVK, from the coding sequence GTGCTAAGAGAGCTGGTTCAAGACAAAAAGCTAAGAGCAAGAGTGCTAGAAAGAGTTGAGGAATTTTTATTAAATAATAAAGCAGGAGAAGAAATTTGGTTTAGGGAATTAATACTTTGTTTACTTACCGCTGATTCTTCCTTTATATCTGCTTATAAGGCCTTAAATAACCTATACTCTCATGACATTAAATTATTAGATAGGGAGCAGATCTCTGTAATTTTAAGAGATTCTGGATATAGATTTTATAACCTTAAATCCCGTTACATAAGAGAAGCAATTGAAAAATATTACGGAAGGATAAAGATATTAGTGAAACCCATAGCTGATATTGACCAATTTGAAGCTAGAGAATTTCTAGTAAATAACGTTAAAGGTTTAGGTTATAAAGAAGCTAGCCACTTCCTACGTAATCTGGGATACTTTGAGCTGGCTATTATTGATAGACACATTTTACGGTATGTTAATACTAATTTGTACGTAAGCGTTAAAAAAGTAGATAACAAACATAGATATTTATTGGTTGAAGGTTTACTTAGAGCTATAGCTTCAGCTTTGAATATGCAAGTGGGGTTGCTTGATCTTTTTATATTTTTTAAGCAAACCCAAACTCTCGTAAAATAA
- a CDS encoding NAD(P)/FAD-dependent oxidoreductase, producing MKIAIIGGGVSGSLLGYLLKAKTNHEVKLFDVINKYVKPCGDIVPNVFSPPYPWEVKFEIKRFAFYIDGERVYDVEYRHTKWLVIDKWKWINDMRKNLGFNHVSEFRKEDFDLVIDSKGPYDMDRDVVYTTRAIIKTDKFTDEAIFEFDTKYTGFYWIFPAEEGLLNIGAGFIEYKNSKELLLKYMKERYGNFELLDIRGAPISISPVRNKVGRIGEARGLVFPLSGEGIRPSAISAIKAYEVVSYDFNKFEERLDSALKSLEDSIMLQHKILSLYRKSGLSLRKGLLKFLFKNEILIDAYLEDKLTPEGITESARFVKSGGILRK from the coding sequence ATGAAGATTGCAATTATTGGTGGTGGAGTATCAGGATCATTACTAGGTTACTTGTTAAAGGCTAAGACAAATCATGAGGTAAAGTTATTCGATGTAATAAACAAGTATGTTAAACCTTGTGGAGATATAGTCCCTAACGTTTTTTCTCCCCCGTATCCTTGGGAAGTCAAGTTCGAGATTAAGAGGTTCGCTTTTTATATAGATGGGGAGAGGGTTTACGACGTAGAATATAGGCATACGAAGTGGTTAGTAATAGACAAATGGAAATGGATTAATGACATGCGTAAAAATTTAGGTTTTAATCACGTAAGTGAATTTAGAAAAGAGGACTTTGATCTAGTAATAGACTCTAAGGGTCCATACGATATGGATAGGGATGTAGTGTATACGACAAGGGCTATTATAAAGACTGATAAATTTACTGATGAAGCTATTTTCGAGTTTGATACTAAATACACGGGTTTTTATTGGATATTCCCAGCTGAAGAAGGGTTACTTAACATAGGAGCTGGTTTCATAGAGTATAAGAACTCAAAGGAGCTCTTACTTAAGTATATGAAAGAGAGATACGGTAATTTCGAATTGTTAGACATAAGAGGTGCTCCTATTTCCATTTCCCCAGTCCGTAATAAGGTTGGAAGAATAGGTGAAGCTAGAGGGTTAGTCTTTCCTCTGAGCGGTGAGGGAATAAGACCCTCTGCTATTTCTGCAATAAAGGCTTATGAGGTAGTATCGTACGATTTTAATAAGTTTGAAGAGAGATTAGACTCCGCTTTGAAAAGCTTAGAGGACAGTATTATGTTACAACATAAAATTCTTTCGTTATATAGGAAAAGTGGGTTATCTTTAAGGAAGGGTCTCCTAAAATTCTTGTTTAAAAACGAAATCCTTATAGATGCTTATTTAGAAGATAAATTAACTCCTGAAGGTATAACAGAGTCAGCGAGGTTTGTGAAAAGTGGAGGTATACTTAGAAAATAG
- a CDS encoding pyridoxal phosphate-dependent aminotransferase: protein MSVDNFSTASTSITGESTLVYQEASRRVQKEKGIRVINFGIGQPDLPTFRKIRNAAIKALDEGFTGYTSAYGIDELREKIASHLNSRYPSERPIKKEEVIVTPGAKTALYLAFLLYVNPGDEVIIFDPSFYSYAEVVKMLGGKPVYIKMRWTEENGFSLNVNELQEKITPKTKMIVLNNPHNPTGMVFDPREIEKVMEIAKERKVILLSDEIYDYFVYDGKMRSVLEDPSWRDYVIYVNGFSKTFSMTGWRLGYIVAKDKVVKKMAELAANIYTCPTSFAQKGALAAFDSLDDVKDMISLFRRRRDVMYEELKKNKWIRVYKSQGAFYMFPYVGDILAKTKMQVKDFSLKMIEEAGVTTIPGEVFPLEVGRNFLRLSFAVDENDIREGVRKINEFVTGLMKE from the coding sequence ATGTCAGTAGATAATTTTTCTACTGCGTCAACAAGTATAACCGGTGAATCAACGTTAGTTTATCAAGAAGCTTCAAGGAGAGTACAGAAGGAGAAAGGTATAAGAGTAATAAACTTCGGAATAGGGCAACCTGATTTACCTACGTTTAGAAAAATAAGAAATGCAGCAATAAAGGCACTCGATGAGGGCTTTACCGGGTATACCTCAGCCTACGGTATAGATGAATTACGCGAAAAGATCGCATCACATTTAAATTCGAGGTATCCTAGCGAGAGACCAATAAAGAAGGAGGAAGTAATAGTTACGCCTGGTGCAAAAACGGCATTATATCTTGCTTTTCTTCTTTACGTTAATCCTGGTGACGAAGTTATAATTTTCGACCCGTCTTTCTACTCCTATGCGGAAGTAGTAAAGATGTTAGGCGGTAAACCTGTTTACATCAAGATGAGGTGGACTGAAGAGAACGGTTTCTCACTCAATGTTAATGAGCTACAAGAGAAGATAACACCTAAGACTAAGATGATAGTTCTTAATAATCCTCATAATCCTACTGGAATGGTGTTTGATCCGAGAGAAATAGAGAAAGTAATGGAAATAGCAAAGGAGAGGAAAGTGATCTTGTTATCGGACGAGATTTATGATTATTTTGTTTACGATGGAAAAATGAGAAGTGTCTTAGAAGATCCAAGTTGGCGTGATTACGTAATTTATGTTAACGGTTTCAGTAAGACGTTTTCTATGACTGGTTGGAGGCTCGGTTATATAGTAGCTAAAGATAAAGTCGTGAAAAAAATGGCAGAGCTCGCAGCTAATATATATACATGTCCGACTAGTTTTGCCCAGAAAGGGGCATTAGCTGCTTTTGATTCATTGGATGATGTAAAGGATATGATTTCATTATTCAGAAGAAGAAGGGATGTAATGTATGAAGAACTGAAGAAAAATAAATGGATAAGGGTTTATAAGAGTCAAGGGGCATTCTACATGTTTCCGTATGTAGGAGACATACTAGCTAAGACGAAAATGCAGGTTAAAGACTTCTCGTTAAAAATGATAGAAGAAGCTGGAGTAACTACTATACCGGGAGAGGTCTTCCCGCTAGAGGTTGGAAGGAACTTTCTGAGACTGAGTTTCGCTGTAGACGAAAATGATATAAGAGAAGGAGTCAGAAAGATTAATGAATTCGTAACAGGGTTGATGAAAGAGTAA
- a CDS encoding NAD(P)-dependent oxidoreductase yields the protein MSSVKVLITDPINEILIKTLKEKGAEVDYRPEIERKELLDIIENYEVLVVRSRTKVDKDVIERGKNLKIIARAGIGLDNIDTDETDKRGIKVVYAPGASTDSAVELTIGLMIAAARKMHAAMNLAKSGIFKKLEGVELAGKTIGIIGYGRIGTKVGIIANAMGMRVLAYDVVDIREKAEKLNAKVVTLDELVKESDVISLHVTVGKNAKPILDRDKFEKMKNNVIIVNTSRAVSVDGKALLEYIKSGKVLAYATDVFWNEPPKEEWELELLKHERVIVTPHIGAQTKEAQQRVAEITLQNLLAAMKELGMI from the coding sequence ATGTCTTCCGTAAAAGTATTAATTACGGATCCTATTAACGAAATCCTAATTAAAACGCTAAAAGAGAAGGGAGCAGAAGTAGATTATAGACCTGAAATTGAAAGAAAAGAATTGTTAGATATAATAGAAAACTATGAAGTCTTAGTGGTCAGAAGTAGAACTAAGGTAGATAAAGACGTAATCGAGAGAGGTAAAAACTTAAAAATAATTGCAAGGGCCGGTATAGGTCTAGATAATATCGATACAGACGAGACTGATAAAAGAGGAATCAAGGTAGTTTATGCTCCGGGTGCTTCTACGGATTCTGCAGTAGAATTAACAATAGGACTAATGATAGCTGCAGCTAGAAAAATGCACGCAGCAATGAACCTAGCAAAATCCGGTATATTTAAGAAGTTAGAAGGAGTAGAGTTAGCTGGAAAAACTATAGGGATAATAGGTTATGGAAGAATAGGCACTAAGGTAGGAATAATAGCAAATGCTATGGGGATGAGAGTCTTAGCATATGACGTTGTAGACATTAGAGAAAAAGCAGAGAAACTCAATGCAAAAGTCGTAACTCTAGATGAGTTGGTGAAGGAGTCAGATGTTATAAGTCTTCACGTAACAGTAGGTAAAAATGCTAAGCCGATTTTAGATAGGGATAAATTTGAAAAAATGAAGAATAATGTAATAATCGTTAACACCAGTAGAGCTGTATCGGTGGACGGTAAAGCTTTACTAGAATATATAAAGTCTGGTAAGGTTTTAGCCTATGCTACGGATGTATTTTGGAATGAACCTCCAAAGGAGGAGTGGGAACTAGAGTTATTAAAGCATGAGAGAGTTATTGTTACTCCTCATATAGGTGCTCAAACCAAGGAAGCGCAACAAAGAGTAGCCGAAATAACACTACAGAACTTACTCGCTGCTATGAAAGAGTTGGGGATGATCTAA
- a CDS encoding valine--tRNA ligase, translating to MLTQEEINKKMEEWPKHYDPKSIELKWQKIWLSQEFWEKVFRFKDEDTQSPTFVIDTPPPFTSGELHMGHAYWVSIADTIARFKRLQGYNVLLPQGWDTQGLPTELKVQYKLGIPKDNRELFLKKCIEWTEDMIKRMKEAMIRLGYRPEWERFEYRTYEEKYRRVIQKSLLQMFENGLIEMKEGPVYWCPKCETALAQSEVGYLEKEGILAYIRFPLKDGGDIIIATTRPELLGATQAVAVHPEDERYKNLIGKTVIVPVFNKEVKIIADKSVEKEFGTGAVMISTYGDPQDIKWQLMYNLPVTELLDEKGRMKNTNGLLDGLKVTEARKKMVEILKQQGYLVKVENIKHNVLSHTERSDCLSPIEFLTKKQIYIKTLPFKSQLLEEYKKMKFIPSRMSHYLEDWINSLEWDWNISRQRVYGTPLPFWYCDSGHLVPAKEEQLPVDPTKASPPVDKCPKCGLTLKPVTDVADVWIDSSVTVIYLTGFYTDKNRFSRTFPASLRLQGTDIIRTWLFYTFFRTLMLTGNIPFKEVLINGQVLGPDGTRMSKSKGNVVNPLDRVDEFGADAIRLTLLDARIGDDFPFKWETVKAKKLLLQKLWNAGRLSYPFIGKKKFEKPITLNVIDKWILAEHKRFIEKAISAYDNYDFYTVLESLYSYFWETIADEYLELIKHRLFEEDQSALYTLQRIFRDLLVILHPLAPHITEEMYSRLFGDKMSILLERIPDVSDIKEDPEILKLGEYIKKATSAIRTLKIQNQLSIISIINIKLVGPKEFIEKIKTVENDIKKTLKIESIEYQEGDEIKAELLSIVKK from the coding sequence ATGCTAACACAGGAGGAGATTAATAAAAAGATGGAAGAATGGCCTAAGCATTATGATCCTAAGTCGATTGAGCTAAAGTGGCAAAAAATCTGGTTAAGCCAAGAGTTTTGGGAGAAAGTCTTCAGGTTTAAGGACGAGGATACTCAATCGCCCACATTCGTTATAGATACTCCTCCGCCTTTCACGAGCGGAGAACTTCACATGGGTCACGCATATTGGGTTTCCATTGCTGATACCATAGCGAGATTTAAGAGACTCCAAGGATATAACGTGCTTTTACCTCAGGGATGGGACACACAAGGGTTACCTACCGAGCTGAAAGTCCAGTACAAGCTCGGTATTCCTAAGGATAACAGGGAACTGTTCCTCAAAAAATGCATTGAGTGGACAGAGGATATGATTAAGAGAATGAAAGAAGCTATGATTAGACTTGGCTACAGACCAGAGTGGGAAAGATTTGAGTACAGAACTTACGAAGAAAAGTATAGAAGAGTAATACAGAAAAGCTTACTGCAGATGTTTGAGAACGGACTAATAGAAATGAAGGAGGGACCAGTATACTGGTGTCCTAAGTGTGAGACTGCGTTAGCTCAAAGTGAAGTAGGATACCTTGAGAAAGAAGGAATACTAGCTTATATTAGATTCCCTCTCAAGGATGGTGGAGATATAATAATAGCAACAACCAGACCTGAATTATTGGGAGCAACACAAGCTGTAGCAGTACATCCGGAAGACGAACGATACAAGAACTTGATAGGAAAAACGGTTATAGTTCCCGTGTTTAATAAAGAGGTAAAAATAATTGCCGATAAGTCTGTGGAAAAAGAATTCGGCACTGGTGCAGTAATGATAAGCACTTACGGAGACCCTCAAGACATAAAGTGGCAATTAATGTACAACTTACCTGTAACAGAACTGCTGGACGAGAAAGGCAGAATGAAAAACACTAACGGGTTGTTGGACGGTTTGAAAGTCACTGAAGCCAGAAAGAAGATGGTGGAAATACTAAAACAACAAGGTTACTTAGTGAAAGTAGAGAATATTAAGCACAACGTTTTGTCTCACACTGAGAGAAGTGACTGTCTATCTCCCATAGAGTTCCTTACAAAAAAACAAATATACATAAAGACCCTGCCGTTTAAATCACAATTGCTAGAAGAATATAAAAAAATGAAATTCATCCCTTCCAGAATGTCCCATTATCTCGAAGACTGGATCAATAGCTTGGAATGGGATTGGAATATAAGCAGACAAAGAGTATATGGGACACCATTGCCGTTCTGGTATTGCGATAGCGGACATTTAGTCCCCGCTAAAGAAGAACAACTACCTGTAGATCCTACGAAAGCGTCTCCTCCTGTGGATAAATGTCCTAAATGCGGTCTTACTTTAAAGCCAGTGACCGATGTAGCTGATGTATGGATCGATTCCAGCGTTACAGTGATTTACCTAACTGGTTTTTACACCGACAAAAATAGATTTTCAAGGACTTTCCCTGCATCATTAAGATTACAAGGGACGGATATCATAAGAACGTGGTTATTTTACACTTTCTTCAGAACTCTAATGCTAACCGGTAATATACCTTTTAAAGAGGTACTAATTAACGGACAAGTATTGGGACCTGACGGAACTAGAATGAGTAAAAGCAAAGGAAACGTGGTTAACCCACTAGATAGGGTAGACGAATTTGGTGCCGATGCGATAAGGCTTACATTATTGGATGCAAGAATAGGAGACGACTTCCCATTCAAATGGGAAACCGTAAAGGCGAAGAAGCTACTACTTCAAAAGTTGTGGAACGCTGGAAGGCTTTCGTATCCCTTTATAGGGAAGAAGAAGTTCGAAAAACCTATAACCTTAAATGTTATCGACAAGTGGATCTTAGCTGAACACAAGAGATTTATAGAAAAAGCCATTAGTGCTTACGATAATTACGACTTTTACACAGTTTTGGAGTCTTTGTACTCGTACTTCTGGGAGACAATAGCTGATGAGTATCTAGAACTCATCAAACACAGACTATTCGAGGAAGATCAGTCAGCACTTTACACCTTGCAAAGAATATTCAGGGATCTTTTAGTAATATTACACCCGCTAGCACCCCACATAACAGAAGAGATGTACAGTAGACTTTTTGGAGATAAGATGAGTATCTTGTTGGAGAGAATTCCTGATGTAAGTGACATTAAAGAAGACCCCGAAATTCTGAAGTTGGGAGAGTACATAAAGAAAGCTACTTCAGCAATAAGAACATTGAAAATACAGAATCAATTATCCATTATATCTATAATTAATATTAAATTAGTAGGTCCTAAAGAGTTCATTGAGAAAATAAAAACTGTAGAAAATGATATAAAGAAAACACTGAAAATCGAGAGTATAGAGTATCAAGAGGGCGACGAGATTAAGGCTGAATTATTATCAATAGTGAAAAAATAA